The following are encoded together in the Vigna unguiculata cultivar IT97K-499-35 chromosome 2, ASM411807v1, whole genome shotgun sequence genome:
- the LOC114174613 gene encoding thaumatin-like protein 1, giving the protein MKMVSSTETFSIALLSVFLFLFPSGLYARTLTITNRCTYTVWPAVLSAAGSSPLPPTGFALLPGDSNTLSVPPAWSGRLWGRTLCSVDITGKFSCVTGDCGTSTIECAGANPAPPVTLVEFDFNGTGLTNLYYISLVEGFNLPVRVTPRDGNCSATGCSVDLNAMCPMELTVIRDGEAVACKSTCQTEPCSSSLLFKTACSGARVYAHDHGFFSCSSPHYTLTFCPTSKSWRKAENEKDPPGKNAVKYTGVLAVISVICGFIIFRIRLRLSNRDWEISLSAGTTNDTGQC; this is encoded by the exons atgaagatggTTTCTTCAACTGAAACATTTTCCATCGCTTTGTTGAGTgtttttctcttcctcttcccATCAG GATTATATGCAAGGACTTTGACCATCACCAACAGGTGCACCTACACAGTGTGGCCGGCAGTTTTATCCGCCGCCGGAAGCTCGCCGCTCCCCCCAACCGGCTTCGCCCTCCTACCAGGTGACTCCAACACTCTCTCTGTTCCTCCCGCTTGGTCCGGCCGATTGTGGGGTCGTACCCTTTGCTCCGTCGACATCACCGGCAAGTTCTCATGCGTCACCGGTGACTGTGGCACGTCAACGATAGAATGCGCCGGCGCGAATCCCGCCCCACCAGTTACTCTGGTGGAGTTTGATTTTAACGGGACCGGCCTGACAAACTTATACTACATCAGCCTCGTCGAAGGTTTCAACCTTCCGGTGAGGGTGACTCCCAGGGATGGAAACTGTTCAGCGACGGGTTGCTCAGTGGACTTGAACGCGATGTGTCCAATGGAGCTTACTGTGATTAGGGATGGAGAGGCCGTGGCTTGTAAGAGCACGTGCCAAACTGAACCATGCTCTAGTTCACTGCTTTTCAAGACAGCATGTTCTGGGGCTCGTGTCTATGCTCACGATCATGGCTTCTTCTCTTGTTCATCTCCTCATTATACACTCACTTTCTGTCCCACTTCCAagag TTGGAGGAAGGCAGAGAACGAAAAAGACCCTCCAGGGAAAAACGCAGTAAAATACACAGGCGTGTTGGCTGTTATTAGCGTTATTTGTGGCTTCATAATATTCCGAATAAGGTTACGTTTATCAAACAGAGATTGGGAAATCAGCTTGAGCGCAGGAACTACAAATGACACTGGGCAATGTTAA